One segment of Strix aluco isolate bStrAlu1 chromosome 4, bStrAlu1.hap1, whole genome shotgun sequence DNA contains the following:
- the MGST2 gene encoding microsomal glutathione S-transferase 2, which translates to MAGDLTLLAAVSLLSAFQQCHFAWLVGKSRMKHKVMPPAVTGAPEFDRTFRAQQNCVEFYPIFLTVLWTAGWFFNQELASFLGVLYVFARYKYFHGYVQSVKGRLTGFYLNLIILICLITLGAAGIVNSFLDEYLDFSIMKKLRKLF; encoded by the exons ATGGCTGGTGATTTAACTTTGCTTGCGGCTGTCTCTCTTCTTTCCGCCTTCCAGCAAT GTCATTTTGCTTGGCTGGTGGGGAAGTCAAGAATGAAGCACAAGGTCATGCCCCCAGCTGTCACTGGGGCTCCAGAATTTGACAGAACATTTCGTGCACA ACAAAACTGTGTGGAGTTTTACCCAATATTCCTGACTGTCCTCTGGACTGCAGGATGGTTTTTTAATCAAG aaTTAGCTTCCTTTCTGGGTGTGTTGTACGTGTTTGCCCGCTACAAGTACTTCCATGGTTATGTACAGTCTGTGAAGGGAAG GTTAACAggattttatttgaatttgataATTCTAATTTGCTTGATAACCCTGGGTGCAGCTGGGATTGTTAACAGCTTTCTGGATGAATACCTGGATTTCAGCATTATGAAGAAACTACGTAAATTGTTCTGA